The genomic segment GCGGCACCTACAACCTGCTCGCGCACACGCTGCCGCAGTCGGGCATCGAGACGCGCTTTGCCGACGGCCGCAACCCGGCGAGCTTCGGCGACCTGATCGACGAGCGCACCAAGGCCGTGTTCGTGGAATCAGTGGGCAATCCGCTTGGCAATGTGGTCGACATCGAAGCCATTGCGCGCGTGGCGCACAACCACGGCGTGCCGCTGATCGTCGACAACACCGTGCCGTCGCCGTACCTGTGCCGGCCGTTCGAGCACGGCGCGGACATCGTCGTGCATTCGCTGACCAAGTACCTGGGCGGCCACGGCAACAGCGTGGGCGGCGCCATCGTCGACAGCGGCAAGTTCCCGTGGGCCAGGCACAAGGAACGCTTCAGGCGCCTGAACGAACCCGACGTGTCCTACCACGGCGTGGTCTACACCGAAGCGCTGGGCCCGGCTGCCTACATCGGCCGCGCACGCGTGGTGCCGCTGCGCAATACCGGCGCGGCGCTGTCGCCCTTCAATGCGTTCCTGATCCTGCAGGGCATTGAAACCCTTGCGCTGCGCCTGGACCGCATTACCGAAAACGCGCTGGCCATCGCCAGGCACTTGCAGAAGCATCCCAAGGTCGATTGGGTCAACTTCGCCGGCCTGCCCGAACACACCGACCACGCGCTCGTGCAGAAGTACCTGGGCGGCCGCGGCCCCGGCATCCTGTCGTTCGGCCTGAAGGCCGGCGGGCGTGAAGGCGGCGCACGTTTCCTCGACGCACTGCAGCTGTTCACGCGCCTGGTCAACATCGGCGACGCCAAGTCGCTGGCCACGCATCCGGCTTCCACCACGCACCGCCAGCTCAACGCCGACGAGCTCAAGGCCGCGGGCGTGAGCGAGGACATGGTGCGCCTGTCCATCGGCATCGAGCACATCGATGACCTGATCGAGGACCTCGACCGCGCGCTGGCTTCCACCTGAGCGCCGCCGTGCCCATATGTGCTTCCAGCATATGGGCATGACGAATTACTCGTTCCCTCATTGTCTGCCCCTCCCTACAATGGCCCGACCATGCAGCTGAACGCTGCGCCATTCCGAAAACCACGGGGGAGCTTTGATGAAGATCGGCAAGGGGATCCGGCTGTTCGCAGCCGTGCTGGCAGTTGGCGTGATGCAGGCGGCGGGCGCTGCCGATCCGGACAAGAAGGAAATCCGCTTTGGCGCGACGGCCGGCCCGTACGCCGACCAGATCCGCTACGGCGTGAAGCCGGTGCTGGAAAAGCGCGGCTACAAGGTCACCATCGTCGAGTTCAGCGACTACGTGCAGCCGAACCTGGCCCTGGCCGATGGCGCGATCGATGCCAACGCGTTCCAGCACGTGGCCTACCTGAAGAAGTTCTCGGCCGACCGCAAGCTGCAGCTGTCCGAAGTCGTCCAGGTGCCGACCGCGCCGATCGGCATCTACAGCAACAAGCACAAGGCCCTGACGGAAGTGAAGGCCGGCGCCACGGTGTCGCTGCCCAACGACCCGACCAACTTCGCGCGCGCCATCACCATCCTGCAGCAGATCGGCTGGGTCACGCTCAAGCCGGGCACCGACAGCATCCGCGCGTCGGAGCGCGACATCGACAGCAACCCGCACAAGCTCAAGCTGATCCAGCTCGAAGCGGCGCAGCTGCCGCGCTCGCTCGATGACGTGGACTATGCCTTCGTCAACGGCAACTTCGCGCTGGCCGCGGGGATGAAGCTGACCTCGGCGCTGGCGCTCGAGAAGATTCCCGACTACTACATGAACCTGGTGGCGGTGAAGACGGCCGATCTCAACAAGCCGTTCGTGAAGGACATTCGCGAGGCCTACCAGTCGGCCGAGTTCAAGGCCGTGGCACAGCAGCGCTTCGCGGGCTTCGTGCCGCCGGCTTACCAGAGGTAGGCGGCCGCGCTGATCCGCTGATCGCAGCCAGCACGGAAAGGCTCCCCCGGGAGCCTTTCTTGCTTTCGATGCCAGGGTTGCGAGGCGGCCACGCTTCTGCGCCCCGAGTAACACAAACGCCGCTTTCCGTCCCCCGTACGCGCGCCCATGCCCTAAACTCAAAGCAACCCGACCCGGTCCTGCCGTTCCACAAGGATGCGCGGGATCCCTGACACGCACATCGGAGGCCTCCCACATGGGCACGGTTGCGAGCTTTGACATCGGCTACACACGGTACCTGGACCTGCCGGGCGCATCCCCGGTTTCTTCTTCCCCTCTCCCGCCATTCGCCACCGATCCGGACGCGCTGCTGCCGCTGTACCGCGCGATGGTGCTGACCCGCCAGTTCGACCTCAAGGCCATTGCGCTGCAGCGCACCGGCAAGATCGGCACGTTCGCCTCGGCGCTCGGGCAGGAAGCGGTCGGCGTAGGGGTGGCCAGCGCGATGCGGCCCGAGGACGTTCTGGTGCCGTCGTACCGCGAACATGCCGCGCAGTTTGTGCGCGGCGTCACCATGACCGAGAGCCTGCTGTACTGGGGTGGCGACGAACGCGGCAGCGGATTTGCGGCAGCGCCGCATGACTTCGGCAACAATGTGCCGATCGGCACGCAGGTATCCCATGCCGCAGGCGTGGCCTATGCGTTCCTGCTGCGCAAGGAGCCACGCGTCGCGGTCTGCATGCTCGGCGATGGCGGCACTTCGAAGGGCGACTTCTACGAGGGCATGAACATGGCCGGTGCCTGGCATGCGCCGCTGGTCATCGTCGTGAGCAACAACCAGTGGGCCATCTCCATGCCGCGCAGCCGCCAGACGGCCGCGCACACGCTCGCGCAGAAAGCGATCGCGGCGGGCATTCCGGGCGAACAGATCGACGGCAACGACGTGGTCGCCGTGCGGCACCGCGTGGGCGAGGCCATCGAGCGTGCCCGCGCCGGCGAAGGGCCGGCGCTGATCGAGGCCGTCACCTACCGGCTTGGCGACCACACCACGGCCGACGATGCGTCGCGCTACCGCGACGAGTCGACCGTCAAGGCGCACTGGCAGGCCGAGCCGCTGCTCCGGCTGCGCGAGCACCTGCTGAAGCTCGATGCATGGGACGCGGGCCGCGAAGAGGCGCTGGTGCGCGAGTGCTCGCAGCAAGTGGCAAAAGCCGTCGAAGCCTACCTGGCGCTGCCGCCGCCGGAACCGGAGGCGATGTTCGACTGCCTGTTCGCCACCATGCCGGCGGCGCTGCAGGAACAGCTGGCGACAGCGCGGCGCTACGCCGCGCCGCATGGCCAGCCCAACCCGAACTGAGCGAGCGCACCATGGCTGAAATCACTCTGGTCGAGGCCGTCAACCAGGCGCTGGGCTACGCGCTGGAACATGACCCCGACGTACTGCTGCTGGGCGAGGACATCGGCGTCAATGGCGGCGTGTTCCGCGCCACGGTCGGCCTGCAGGCCCGCTTCGGTCCGCTGCGCGTGCTGGACACCCCGCTGGCCGAGGCCGGCATTGTCGGCGCCGCGATCGGCATGGCGGCAATGGGGCTCAAGCCGGTGGCCGAGATCCAGT from the Cupriavidus sp. WKF15 genome contains:
- a CDS encoding aminotransferase class I/II-fold pyridoxal phosphate-dependent enzyme produces the protein MRLETIAVHGGYSPDPTTRAVAVPIYQTVAYSFDSAQHGADLFDLKVPGNIYSRIMNPTNDVLEQRLAALEGGVGALALASGMAAITYAIQTIAEAGDNIVSSSQLYGGTYNLLAHTLPQSGIETRFADGRNPASFGDLIDERTKAVFVESVGNPLGNVVDIEAIARVAHNHGVPLIVDNTVPSPYLCRPFEHGADIVVHSLTKYLGGHGNSVGGAIVDSGKFPWARHKERFRRLNEPDVSYHGVVYTEALGPAAYIGRARVVPLRNTGAALSPFNAFLILQGIETLALRLDRITENALAIARHLQKHPKVDWVNFAGLPEHTDHALVQKYLGGRGPGILSFGLKAGGREGGARFLDALQLFTRLVNIGDAKSLATHPASTTHRQLNADELKAAGVSEDMVRLSIGIEHIDDLIEDLDRALAST
- a CDS encoding MetQ/NlpA family ABC transporter substrate-binding protein, which encodes MKIGKGIRLFAAVLAVGVMQAAGAADPDKKEIRFGATAGPYADQIRYGVKPVLEKRGYKVTIVEFSDYVQPNLALADGAIDANAFQHVAYLKKFSADRKLQLSEVVQVPTAPIGIYSNKHKALTEVKAGATVSLPNDPTNFARAITILQQIGWVTLKPGTDSIRASERDIDSNPHKLKLIQLEAAQLPRSLDDVDYAFVNGNFALAAGMKLTSALALEKIPDYYMNLVAVKTADLNKPFVKDIREAYQSAEFKAVAQQRFAGFVPPAYQR
- the pdhA gene encoding pyruvate dehydrogenase (acetyl-transferring) E1 component subunit alpha, with amino-acid sequence MGTVASFDIGYTRYLDLPGASPVSSSPLPPFATDPDALLPLYRAMVLTRQFDLKAIALQRTGKIGTFASALGQEAVGVGVASAMRPEDVLVPSYREHAAQFVRGVTMTESLLYWGGDERGSGFAAAPHDFGNNVPIGTQVSHAAGVAYAFLLRKEPRVAVCMLGDGGTSKGDFYEGMNMAGAWHAPLVIVVSNNQWAISMPRSRQTAAHTLAQKAIAAGIPGEQIDGNDVVAVRHRVGEAIERARAGEGPALIEAVTYRLGDHTTADDASRYRDESTVKAHWQAEPLLRLREHLLKLDAWDAGREEALVRECSQQVAKAVEAYLALPPPEPEAMFDCLFATMPAALQEQLATARRYAAPHGQPNPN